From Pseudonocardia autotrophica, one genomic window encodes:
- a CDS encoding ABC transporter permease gives MTGALRSTLRVLGLPLVLVAIWWIATAGSSNFYWPSLQSILTAFPGTWFEGRFGQDVLPSMGRLLVGYTLALVIGIGAGIAIGSFRRLRLLLEPALEFFRALPPPILVPIIILFAGIGDGMKVVVIVSGALWPVLLNTVEGVRGVDEVQRDTARVYRLRPLTRLRRLILPAASPQIAAGARQSLSIAIILMVISEMFAASNGLGFTIVQFQRQFAIPEMWSGIILLGLIGVLLSMIFRLVESRALAWYDGARRADREKG, from the coding sequence ATGACCGGCGCACTGCGCTCCACCCTGCGGGTGCTGGGGCTCCCGCTGGTGCTGGTCGCGATCTGGTGGATCGCGACCGCGGGCAGCAGCAACTTCTACTGGCCCTCGCTGCAGTCGATCCTCACCGCGTTCCCCGGCACCTGGTTCGAGGGCCGGTTCGGCCAGGACGTGCTGCCCAGCATGGGCAGGCTCCTGGTGGGCTACACCCTCGCGCTGGTGATCGGGATCGGGGCCGGGATCGCGATCGGTTCGTTCCGGCGGCTGCGGCTGCTGCTCGAACCGGCGCTGGAGTTCTTCCGCGCCCTGCCGCCGCCGATCCTGGTGCCGATCATCATCCTGTTCGCCGGCATCGGCGACGGGATGAAGGTCGTCGTCATCGTCTCCGGTGCACTGTGGCCGGTGCTGCTCAACACCGTCGAGGGCGTACGCGGGGTGGACGAGGTGCAGCGCGACACGGCCCGGGTCTACCGGCTGCGCCCGCTCACCCGGCTGCGCAGGCTGATCCTGCCCGCGGCGAGCCCGCAGATCGCGGCCGGCGCCCGGCAGTCGCTGTCCATCGCGATCATCCTGATGGTCATCTCCGAGATGTTCGCGGCGAGCAACGGCCTCGGCTTCACCATCGTGCAGTTCCAGCGGCAGTTCGCGATCCCCGAGATGTGGAGCGGGATCATCCTGCTCGGCCTGATCGGGGTGCTGCTGTCGATGATCTTCCGTCTCGTCGAGTCCCGTGCGCTCGCGTGGTACGACGGGGCGCGCCGGGCCGACCGGGAGAAGGGCTGA
- a CDS encoding ABC transporter ATP-binding protein, with translation MTSTTSAAPPTEPILAVNGLRKIYYGAGRETEAIRDLTFDIAPGELLCIVGPSGAGKTTLLKCIAGLLGATSGDVALEGTPVTEPPPGMAVVFQEYGRSLFPWLTVRQNVDLPLREKGLPKAERIRLVETSLDAVGLGEAGEKHPYELSGGMQQRVAIARAIAYEPRLLIMDEPFAAVDAQTRAELEDLVRDLWKRLGVTVLFVTHDIEEAVYLGQRVLVLSHAPTVVLADVPIDLPAERDQLGTRGTSRFAELRGRVYELVQQAKQGRR, from the coding sequence ATGACCTCCACGACCTCCGCAGCGCCACCGACCGAGCCGATCCTGGCCGTGAACGGGCTGCGCAAGATCTACTACGGGGCCGGCCGGGAGACCGAGGCGATCCGGGACCTGACCTTCGACATCGCGCCGGGGGAGCTGCTCTGCATCGTCGGCCCCTCGGGTGCGGGCAAGACGACGCTGCTCAAGTGCATCGCCGGGCTGCTCGGTGCCACCTCCGGCGACGTCGCGCTGGAGGGGACCCCGGTCACCGAGCCGCCGCCCGGGATGGCCGTGGTGTTCCAGGAGTACGGGCGCAGCCTGTTCCCCTGGCTGACCGTCCGGCAGAACGTGGATCTCCCGCTCCGCGAGAAGGGGCTGCCCAAGGCCGAGCGGATCCGGCTCGTCGAGACCTCGCTCGACGCCGTCGGCCTGGGCGAGGCGGGGGAGAAGCACCCCTACGAGCTGTCCGGGGGCATGCAGCAGCGGGTCGCGATCGCCAGGGCGATCGCCTACGAGCCGCGGCTGCTGATCATGGACGAGCCGTTCGCCGCGGTCGACGCGCAGACCCGGGCCGAGCTGGAGGACCTGGTCCGCGATCTCTGGAAGCGGCTCGGCGTCACCGTGCTGTTCGTGACCCACGACATCGAGGAGGCGGTCTACCTCGGCCAGCGGGTGCTGGTGCTCTCGCACGCGCCGACCGTGGTGCTGGCCGACGTGCCGATCGACCTGCCCGCCGAACGCGATCAGCTCGGCACCCGCGGGACGTCCCGGTTCGCGGAGCTGCGCGGCCGGGTGTACGAGCTGGTGCAGCAGGCGAAGCAGGGCCGGCGCTGA
- a CDS encoding NUDIX hydrolase produces MSSSCAADPAIARARHWLDATRVHPDRAPGWMHPLLRGLDTAGPADISANDLAPDGIAARQSAVLVLLSGGPDGPEVVLQRRARRLRHHSGEISFPGGRRDEGDHDPVATALREAQEETGLDPSTVDVVATFPRLVLLTGFHVTAVLGHWTARSTLSAADPAETEAVLQVPLATLAEPAHRFRMRAGGGAWRGPAFRIGDDVVWGYTGEVLDTVLRMGGWHRDWPPGPEQDWEDL; encoded by the coding sequence GTGAGCTCCTCCTGCGCGGCCGATCCCGCGATCGCACGAGCCCGCCACTGGCTGGACGCGACCCGCGTCCACCCGGACCGGGCCCCCGGCTGGATGCACCCGTTGCTGCGCGGTCTGGACACGGCCGGGCCCGCCGACATCAGCGCCAACGATCTGGCACCCGACGGGATCGCGGCCCGCCAGTCCGCGGTGCTGGTCCTGCTGTCCGGCGGACCGGACGGCCCCGAGGTCGTCCTGCAACGACGGGCCCGCCGGCTGCGCCACCACTCCGGCGAGATCAGCTTCCCGGGCGGGCGCCGCGACGAGGGCGATCACGACCCGGTCGCGACCGCACTGCGGGAGGCCCAGGAGGAGACCGGCCTCGATCCGTCCACCGTGGACGTCGTCGCGACGTTCCCGCGGCTGGTGCTGCTCACCGGGTTCCACGTCACGGCCGTGCTCGGGCACTGGACCGCCCGCAGCACGCTGAGCGCCGCCGATCCGGCGGAGACCGAGGCGGTGCTGCAGGTCCCGCTGGCCACCCTGGCCGAGCCCGCCCACCGGTTCCGGATGCGGGCCGGTGGCGGGGCATGGCGCGGGCCCGCGTTCCGGATCGGCGACGACGTGGTGTGGGGCTACACCGGCGAGGTGCTCGACACGGTGCTGCGGATGGGCGGCTGGCACCGGGACTGGCCCCCCGGCCCCGAGCAGGACTGGGAGGACCTGTAG
- a CDS encoding VOC family protein: MPATFNHTIVAARDRSESAAFLRRVLEASDAPSWGPFTNLSLDGGVLIQFADLPADRFPEIAPQHYAFLVDDALFDRAYARLVDDGVEHWADPQMQQPGEINHGHGGRGVYFRDPAGHFLELITRPYV; the protein is encoded by the coding sequence ATGCCCGCCACCTTCAACCACACCATCGTCGCCGCCCGGGACCGCTCGGAGTCGGCTGCCTTCCTGCGCCGGGTCCTCGAGGCGTCGGACGCCCCGTCCTGGGGGCCGTTCACCAACCTCTCGCTGGACGGCGGCGTGCTGATCCAGTTCGCCGATCTGCCGGCCGACAGGTTTCCCGAGATCGCGCCCCAGCACTACGCCTTCCTGGTCGACGACGCGCTGTTCGACCGGGCGTACGCCCGGCTGGTCGACGACGGCGTCGAGCACTGGGCGGATCCGCAGATGCAGCAGCCCGGCGAGATCAACCACGGGCACGGCGGCCGCGGGGTCTACTTCCGCGACCCGGCCGGGCACTTCCTGGAGCTGATCACCAGACCGTACGTCTGA
- a CDS encoding glutamate decarboxylase gives MPGAHSPSEDHGHERGVPVNPVFAAEPVDIPRFTIPDGGLDPEVAYQVVHDELMLDGNARLNLATFVTTWAEPQAERLMAESLDKNMIDKDEYPRTADLEQRCVRMLADLWNAPDPGRAIGCSTTGSSEACMLGGLALKRRWQHRRRAAGQPVQRPNIVMGINVQICWDKFADYFEVEPRLVPMSGDRLHLGVDEALALCDENTIGVVAVLGSTFDGSYEPVEALCAALDDLQERTGLDVPVHVDGASGAMVAPFCDPDLVWDFRLARVASINTSGHKYGLVHPGVGWAVWRDTAALPEDLVFRVNYLGGDMPTFALNFSRPGGQVIAQYYQFLRLGRDGYTRVQSTCRAIATGLAHRIEATGAFRLLTDGSQLPVFAFTVAEGEPFSVFDVSAALRESGWLVPAYTFPADRQDLAALRIVVRNGFSHDLAGLLLDDLRRVLERLRRQAAPVRGAESAGFAHGTRSAPAAERCRSQP, from the coding sequence ATGCCCGGTGCACACTCGCCCTCGGAGGATCACGGCCACGAACGCGGTGTTCCGGTGAATCCGGTCTTCGCCGCCGAGCCGGTCGACATCCCGCGGTTCACGATCCCCGACGGGGGCCTCGATCCCGAGGTGGCCTACCAGGTCGTGCACGACGAGCTGATGCTCGACGGGAACGCGCGGCTCAACCTCGCCACCTTCGTCACCACCTGGGCGGAGCCGCAGGCCGAACGGCTGATGGCCGAGTCGCTCGACAAGAACATGATCGACAAGGACGAGTACCCGCGCACCGCCGACCTGGAGCAGCGGTGCGTGCGGATGCTCGCCGATCTCTGGAACGCCCCCGATCCCGGCCGCGCGATCGGCTGCTCGACCACCGGGTCGTCGGAGGCCTGCATGCTCGGCGGGCTCGCGCTCAAGCGGCGCTGGCAGCACCGCCGCCGGGCGGCCGGGCAGCCGGTGCAGCGGCCGAACATCGTGATGGGGATCAACGTCCAGATCTGCTGGGACAAGTTCGCCGACTACTTCGAGGTGGAGCCGCGACTGGTGCCGATGTCCGGCGACCGGTTGCACCTGGGCGTCGACGAGGCACTGGCGCTGTGCGACGAGAACACGATCGGTGTGGTCGCCGTCCTCGGCTCCACCTTCGACGGCAGCTACGAGCCGGTCGAGGCGCTCTGCGCGGCGCTCGACGACCTGCAGGAGCGGACCGGGCTCGATGTCCCGGTGCACGTCGACGGCGCGTCCGGCGCGATGGTCGCCCCGTTCTGCGATCCGGACCTGGTGTGGGACTTCCGGCTGGCGCGGGTTGCCTCGATCAACACCTCCGGGCACAAGTACGGGCTGGTGCACCCCGGCGTCGGCTGGGCGGTGTGGCGCGACACCGCGGCGCTGCCGGAGGACCTGGTGTTCCGGGTGAACTACCTGGGCGGGGACATGCCGACGTTCGCGCTGAACTTCTCCCGCCCCGGCGGCCAGGTGATCGCGCAGTACTACCAGTTCCTGCGACTCGGCCGGGACGGCTACACCCGGGTGCAGAGCACCTGCCGGGCGATCGCGACCGGGCTGGCACACCGGATCGAGGCGACCGGCGCGTTCCGGCTGCTCACCGACGGATCGCAGCTCCCGGTGTTCGCCTTCACCGTCGCCGAGGGCGAGCCGTTCTCGGTGTTCGACGTCTCGGCGGCGCTGCGGGAGAGCGGCTGGCTGGTACCGGCCTACACCTTCCCGGCCGACCGGCAGGATCTCGCGGCGCTGCGGATCGTGGTGCGCAACGGGTTCAGCCACGATCTGGCCGGGCTGCTGCTCGACGATCTCCGGCGGGTGCTGGAGCGGCTGCGCCGCCAGGCCGCCCCGGTGCGCGGGGCGGAGAGCGCCGGGTTCGCGCACGGAACGCGGTCGGCACCGGCGGCGGAGCGCTGCCGTTCTCAGCCTTGA
- a CDS encoding oxygenase MpaB family protein, producing the protein MTVTTARRPDTARELVLAPVLLSATANVIMELSLPPVGHGVRESRVHSGNLFEHPLHRFRTTNTYLGVALLGTDDERRAYRHAVNRSHAQVRSTPDSPVEYHAMDRNLQLWVAACLYRAFEDTWGLLTGRPGTWLPDHVYRECVVLGSTLQVRPEQWPADRAAFEEYWTAGLAQVSIDDEMRRYFERLLDREYLGRAGRIGRERSRRLTTGFLHEPFRSMLDLPWSDADRREFESRLRRTGDRLFRLPPTLRRLPYNAFLADLRLRRRIGRPLV; encoded by the coding sequence ATGACGGTGACCACCGCCCGCCGCCCGGACACGGCCCGCGAGCTCGTGCTCGCGCCCGTCCTGCTGTCCGCGACGGCGAACGTGATCATGGAGCTGTCGCTCCCGCCGGTCGGGCACGGGGTCCGGGAGAGCCGGGTGCACAGCGGCAACCTGTTCGAGCATCCGCTGCACCGGTTCCGCACCACGAACACCTACCTCGGTGTCGCCCTGCTCGGCACCGACGACGAGCGGCGGGCCTACCGGCACGCCGTCAACCGCTCGCACGCGCAGGTGCGCTCCACCCCGGACAGCCCCGTCGAGTACCACGCGATGGACCGCAACCTGCAGCTCTGGGTGGCCGCCTGCCTCTACCGGGCGTTCGAGGACACCTGGGGGCTGCTCACCGGCCGGCCGGGAACCTGGCTGCCCGATCACGTCTACCGCGAGTGCGTGGTGCTCGGCAGCACGCTGCAGGTGCGCCCCGAGCAGTGGCCGGCCGATCGCGCGGCGTTCGAGGAGTACTGGACCGCCGGGCTGGCGCAGGTGTCGATCGACGACGAGATGCGCCGCTACTTCGAGCGGCTGCTGGACCGCGAGTACCTGGGCCGGGCCGGCCGGATCGGCCGCGAACGCAGCCGCCGGCTCACCACCGGGTTCCTGCACGAGCCGTTCCGGAGCATGCTGGACCTGCCGTGGTCCGACGCCGACCGGCGCGAGTTCGAGAGTCGCCTGCGCCGCACCGGCGACCGGTTGTTCCGGCTCCCGCCGACGCTGCGCCGGTTGCCCTACAACGCCTTCCTGGCCGATCTCCGGCTGCGTCGCCGGATCGGCCGCCCGCTGGTCTGA
- a CDS encoding acyl-CoA dehydrogenase family protein gives MDFTLPDTAQAVQEGVRAIGARYDHAYWSRLEEEHRFPWEAWRDLADGGWLGLTVPEEYGGGGQGMLELAVACETLAASGGTGGIFLYILTPGFGATTLTRHGTEEQKRALLPGLAAGDVQFCLGLTEPDAGSDALSIRTRAVRDGDDFVLDGQKIWISGLENADWMIAVTRTVPAGDAKPRTSGFTLFLIDVKQAAEAGTLRWTPIPKMGSNVVTSSQVFLDGVRVPAANVIGEVDHGFAVLWDVLNPERILAAAGGVGTADAALDVAVRYANERVVFGRPIGANQAIQFPLAQIKAKAELGRLMTYKAAWLFDNDLPCHAETNIAKLTGAQVGWEAAERAFQTFGGMAYSKEYPVERLFRDARIARNIPVAEELVLAHIGTQVLGLPRSY, from the coding sequence ATGGACTTCACGCTCCCCGACACCGCGCAGGCCGTGCAGGAGGGGGTCCGCGCCATCGGCGCGCGCTACGACCACGCCTACTGGTCCCGGCTGGAGGAGGAGCACCGGTTCCCGTGGGAGGCGTGGCGCGATCTCGCCGACGGCGGCTGGCTGGGCCTGACCGTCCCCGAGGAGTACGGCGGCGGTGGGCAGGGGATGCTGGAGCTGGCCGTCGCCTGCGAGACGCTGGCCGCGTCGGGCGGCACCGGCGGGATCTTCCTCTACATCCTGACCCCCGGCTTCGGTGCGACCACGCTGACCCGGCACGGCACCGAGGAGCAGAAGCGGGCGCTGCTGCCCGGGCTGGCCGCGGGCGACGTGCAGTTCTGCCTCGGCCTCACCGAGCCCGACGCAGGCAGCGACGCGCTGTCGATCCGGACCCGGGCCGTGCGGGACGGCGACGACTTCGTGCTCGACGGGCAGAAGATCTGGATCTCCGGGCTGGAGAACGCGGACTGGATGATCGCGGTGACCCGGACCGTGCCCGCCGGGGACGCCAAGCCCCGCACGTCGGGTTTCACGCTGTTCCTCATCGACGTGAAGCAGGCAGCCGAGGCCGGCACGCTGCGCTGGACGCCGATCCCGAAGATGGGTTCGAACGTCGTGACCTCCAGCCAGGTCTTCCTCGACGGGGTCCGGGTGCCCGCCGCGAACGTGATCGGCGAGGTCGACCACGGCTTCGCCGTGCTGTGGGACGTGCTCAACCCGGAGCGGATCCTGGCCGCCGCGGGCGGGGTGGGCACCGCCGACGCCGCGCTCGACGTCGCGGTCCGGTACGCGAACGAGCGGGTCGTGTTCGGCCGCCCGATCGGCGCCAACCAGGCCATCCAGTTCCCGCTGGCGCAGATCAAGGCGAAGGCCGAGCTGGGCAGGCTGATGACCTACAAGGCGGCCTGGCTGTTCGACAACGACCTGCCGTGCCACGCCGAGACCAACATCGCCAAGCTCACCGGCGCGCAGGTCGGCTGGGAAGCGGCCGAGCGGGCGTTCCAGACCTTCGGCGGGATGGCCTACTCGAAGGAGTACCCGGTGGAGCGGCTGTTCCGCGACGCCCGGATCGCCCGCAACATCCCGGTGGCCGAGGAGCTGGTGCTCGCCCACATCGGCACCCAGGTCCTCGGCCTCCCACGCAGCTACTGA
- a CDS encoding acyl-CoA synthetase, translating into MDRPTRPERSLLLTSLTDSQDLERAVTVGEETLSRSELVDRAGRFAAGIPDDGPVAVHATASMDTVVAITGCLLAGVPVVPVPPDSGPAELGHLLRDSGATSWSGERPDGIDLPAVVPGTAAVSPRETDPEATAMLLYTSGTTGAPKGAQLSGRAIAAGLDGLIEVWDWTPDDTVAHGLPLFHVHGLILGVLGSLRLGSRVVHTVKPQPARYAAAGASMYFGVPTVWNRIVDDPASAKALGGARLLVSGSAPLPASLFERIAGLTGQAPVERYGMTETMITLSAHAAGERRAGWVGLPVPGAQTRLRPADDGAGETVPDDGETVGRLEVRGPMLFSGYLNRPDANAETSTGDGWFRTGDLAVRDPGGFHRIVGRESTDLIKSGGYRIGSGEIEAVLMDHPAVAECAVVGAADPDLGQKIVAYVVGEGTGQALIDHVASQLSWHKRPREVVFVEALPRNPMGKVQKKLLGS; encoded by the coding sequence ATGGACCGACCGACAAGGCCGGAGAGATCGTTGCTGCTCACCTCACTCACCGACAGCCAGGACCTCGAGCGCGCCGTCACCGTCGGCGAGGAGACACTGTCCCGGTCCGAGCTGGTGGACCGGGCGGGCCGGTTCGCCGCCGGGATCCCGGACGACGGGCCGGTCGCGGTGCACGCGACGGCCTCCATGGACACCGTCGTCGCGATCACCGGCTGCCTGCTCGCCGGGGTGCCGGTGGTGCCGGTGCCGCCGGACTCCGGCCCCGCCGAGCTCGGGCACCTGCTGCGCGACTCGGGCGCGACGTCCTGGTCGGGCGAGCGGCCCGACGGGATCGATCTCCCGGCCGTCGTGCCGGGCACCGCCGCGGTGTCGCCGCGCGAGACCGATCCCGAGGCGACCGCGATGCTGCTCTACACCTCCGGCACGACAGGGGCGCCGAAGGGCGCGCAGCTCTCCGGCCGGGCGATCGCGGCCGGGCTGGACGGCCTGATCGAGGTCTGGGACTGGACCCCGGACGACACCGTCGCGCACGGGCTGCCGCTGTTCCACGTGCACGGCCTGATCCTCGGTGTGCTCGGCTCGCTGCGGCTGGGCTCGCGGGTGGTGCACACGGTGAAGCCGCAGCCCGCCCGGTACGCCGCCGCGGGCGCGTCGATGTACTTCGGCGTACCGACCGTGTGGAACCGGATCGTCGATGACCCGGCCTCGGCGAAGGCACTCGGCGGGGCCCGGCTGCTGGTGTCGGGCAGCGCACCGCTGCCGGCCTCGCTGTTCGAGCGGATCGCCGGTCTGACCGGGCAGGCACCGGTGGAGCGCTACGGCATGACCGAGACCATGATCACGCTCAGCGCGCACGCCGCCGGCGAGCGCCGGGCCGGCTGGGTGGGGCTGCCCGTCCCCGGTGCGCAGACCCGGCTGCGGCCCGCCGACGACGGAGCGGGCGAGACCGTCCCGGACGACGGCGAGACCGTCGGCCGGCTGGAGGTCCGCGGGCCGATGCTGTTCTCCGGCTACCTCAACCGCCCGGACGCGAACGCCGAGACCAGCACCGGCGACGGCTGGTTCCGCACCGGCGATCTCGCCGTCCGCGACCCGGGCGGGTTCCACCGGATCGTCGGCCGGGAGTCCACCGACCTGATCAAGTCCGGCGGGTACCGGATCGGCTCCGGCGAGATCGAGGCGGTGCTGATGGATCATCCGGCCGTCGCCGAGTGCGCCGTCGTCGGGGCGGCCGATCCCGATCTCGGGCAGAAGATCGTCGCCTACGTCGTCGGCGAGGGCACCGGCCAGGCGCTGATCGACCACGTGGCCTCGCAGCTGTCCTGGCACAAGCGCCCGCGCGAGGTGGTGTTCGTCGAGGCGCTGCCGCGCAACCCGATGGGCAAGGTGCAGAAGAAGCTGCTGGGCAGCTGA
- a CDS encoding IclR family transcriptional regulator gives MTTNSVVSAIRVLEAVGEQQPVGLSELARGVGLPKSTVQRTLLTLAEVGWCRADEASRWSLTYRAFAVGNQARDAGELRERALPVLHELQLTSGETVHLAAPDGRELVLVERLDTAHRLRAFLALGHRLPLNASATGQAYLAACTDAVVEAYLTGSDLAPSTPWTVTDADTLRARLAEVRARGWSVNPEGLSEGIAAVGAAILGPDGRPAGALSVSGPTVRMTEEVFDRHGRAAADAARRISRELGSRL, from the coding sequence ATGACGACGAACAGCGTGGTCTCGGCGATCCGGGTGCTGGAGGCCGTGGGGGAGCAGCAGCCGGTCGGACTCTCCGAGCTGGCCAGGGGAGTGGGGCTGCCGAAGAGCACCGTGCAGCGCACCCTGCTGACGCTGGCCGAGGTGGGCTGGTGCCGGGCCGACGAGGCCTCGCGCTGGTCGCTGACCTACCGCGCGTTCGCCGTCGGGAACCAGGCCCGCGATGCCGGTGAGCTGCGCGAACGCGCGCTGCCGGTGCTGCACGAGCTGCAGCTGACCTCGGGCGAGACGGTGCACCTGGCCGCTCCGGACGGCCGCGAGCTGGTCCTGGTCGAGCGTCTCGACACCGCGCACCGGTTGCGCGCGTTCCTGGCGCTCGGGCACCGGCTCCCGTTGAACGCCTCGGCCACCGGCCAGGCTTATCTCGCGGCCTGCACCGACGCCGTCGTCGAGGCCTATCTCACGGGCAGCGACCTGGCGCCGAGCACGCCGTGGACGGTCACCGACGCCGACACCCTGCGGGCCCGGCTCGCCGAGGTCCGGGCCCGGGGCTGGTCGGTCAATCCGGAGGGCCTCAGCGAGGGGATCGCGGCGGTCGGTGCCGCGATCCTCGGGCCGGACGGCCGCCCGGCCGGCGCCCTGTCGGTGTCCGGGCCGACCGTCCGGATGACCGAGGAGGTGTTCGACCGGCACGGCCGGGCCGCGGCCGACGCCGCACGCCGGATCTCCCGCGAGCTGGGCTCCCGGCTGTGA
- a CDS encoding phenylacetate--CoA ligase family protein produces the protein MGPLTWLQETVVDLLARRPGTHRLLLAPGFEPLRRRLGERRAYRTFERSARLVPAYRSFLAEHGAPRRLPRDPRRAVEAFAALPVMDKDSYIRPYSIADRCVRGRIPRRGVVVDESSGSSGVPTSWVRGPVERRASRELLRVGFLRTAAGLRKQPFVINAFSLGAWATGMNVSAALTGVAVVKSVGPDPDKIINTMREFGPDFTYVITGYPPFLKGLFDDDRLDWSAYDIVCAFGGEGISEGMRDRILRTAHSVIGAYGASDLEISIATETEFTIALRRAIAADPALSAELTRQDDYGVLPNIFQFNPYAYLIETSDDGELLITLTRPQNLSPRIRYNIHDRGHVLAIRDVLPVLRRHGLTDVLDARLLDLPLLFQYGRSDSSVDFNGAVVPPDGLRDAVSADPELLDAVENHRLVSYEDDAGDRRLHLALQLAPDRDIADRTDAARRLLRALRRSNADLHNAIRTCAAGTEPTVGFYPHRSGVFADDGATLKNSYVRFLDADGARTAGIDIQFTAERAG, from the coding sequence ATGGGACCGCTGACCTGGCTGCAGGAGACCGTCGTCGATCTGCTGGCCCGCCGGCCGGGCACGCACCGGCTGCTGCTCGCGCCGGGGTTCGAGCCGCTGCGCAGGCGACTGGGTGAGCGCCGGGCGTACCGCACCTTCGAGCGCAGCGCCCGGCTCGTCCCGGCCTACCGGAGCTTCCTCGCCGAGCACGGCGCACCGCGCCGATTGCCGCGCGACCCGCGGCGGGCGGTCGAGGCGTTCGCGGCGCTGCCGGTGATGGACAAGGACTCCTACATCCGGCCCTACTCCATCGCCGATCGCTGTGTGCGCGGCCGGATCCCGCGCCGCGGTGTGGTCGTCGACGAGTCGTCGGGATCGTCCGGGGTGCCGACGAGCTGGGTGCGCGGGCCGGTGGAGCGGCGCGCCTCCCGGGAGCTGCTGCGGGTCGGGTTCCTGCGCACCGCGGCCGGGCTGCGCAAGCAGCCGTTCGTGATCAACGCGTTCTCCCTCGGCGCCTGGGCGACCGGCATGAACGTCTCCGCAGCGCTGACCGGCGTCGCCGTCGTCAAGTCGGTCGGGCCGGACCCCGACAAGATCATCAACACCATGCGCGAGTTCGGGCCGGACTTCACCTACGTGATCACCGGCTACCCGCCGTTCCTCAAGGGGCTGTTCGACGACGACCGGCTCGACTGGTCCGCCTACGACATCGTCTGCGCGTTCGGCGGGGAGGGCATCAGCGAGGGCATGCGGGACCGGATCCTGCGTACCGCGCACTCGGTGATCGGCGCCTACGGGGCCAGCGACCTGGAGATCTCGATCGCCACCGAGACCGAGTTCACGATCGCGCTGCGCCGGGCGATCGCCGCCGATCCGGCGCTGTCGGCGGAGCTGACCCGCCAGGACGACTACGGCGTGCTCCCGAACATCTTCCAGTTCAACCCCTACGCCTACCTGATCGAGACCAGCGACGACGGCGAGCTGCTGATCACCCTCACCCGGCCGCAGAACCTCAGCCCGCGGATCCGCTACAACATCCACGACCGCGGGCACGTGCTGGCGATCCGGGACGTGCTGCCGGTACTGCGCCGTCACGGCCTGACCGACGTGCTCGACGCCCGGCTGCTCGATCTGCCGCTGCTGTTCCAGTACGGCCGCTCCGACTCCTCGGTGGACTTCAACGGCGCGGTGGTGCCGCCGGACGGCCTGCGCGACGCCGTCAGCGCCGATCCGGAACTGCTCGACGCGGTCGAGAACCACCGGCTGGTGTCCTACGAGGACGACGCGGGCGACCGCAGGCTGCACCTGGCCCTGCAGCTCGCGCCGGACCGCGACATCGCCGACCGGACCGACGCCGCGCGCCGGCTCCTGCGGGCGCTGCGCCGGTCCAACGCCGACCTGCACAACGCGATCCGCACCTGCGCCGCCGGGACCGAACCGACGGTCGGGTTCTACCCGCACCGGAGCGGCGTGTTCGCCGACGACGGCGCGACGCTCAAGAACAGCTACGTCCGGTTCCTCGACGCCGACGGGGCCCGCACCGCAGGCATCGACATCCAGTTCACCGCCGAGCGAGCCGGCTGA